The window tagatttgaagaaaattttgccaaactcaaattatatatctCCTTAATTATGGGTTTGTTGGTCCTTCTTGTAGCATtaggaattataataattatgaagaaataatttattttgaagaagaaaaaacaaaatgcacatgattttctttgtcatattttcttttgtttgttagtgcattttgtatgataaattatactaatatattatataaatgcTATCTTTTTTTGCCCTCTTTCGAAtttattgtctttaatttttttttcgttcttctccttgttattactattattatcattcctcttgttcttgatttattcctaaatttattatctacaacaaattcataacaataaacCAAGGGGGAgaacattataaaattaaaagatcataatttttgtaatggtttattattatgaaaatataagaattattgcattgtcatatacttacaaaacaattatatattatgtagcaagtatGGCAGAAATTACCAAAAGATTATTCAACATATTAGACTTAACTggacaaaaattcttaaaatgaaAAGCATATGCCATCATGAACTTAGCTCAAGGACTTGAACATACTGTATTGGAAGTAAAAGAAAATGATCCAATAGATGGAACTCAAGCTACCAAAATAAAGGTagctacaaatcaagaaaaggccaaagccttagtcctcttgaggcatcatattcatgatagccttaaatctgaatatttattcataaaagatCCCAAAACATTGTGGGGACTCTCTTGTTGAAAGGTTTGATCACCACAAAAGGGTGCTTCTTCCACAAGCTAGCCATGAgtggaagaatttaagattttctaattttaagaCTCTCAGTGAGTATAATTCAACATTATACCGAATTGCATCAATGTTGAAATATTGTGAGCACCCGGTGACTGATGCAGAAATGATTGAACTCACATTATCTACTTTTCATCCATTAAACATTATTCTGCAACAACAATATAgagaaagaaatttcaaaagatattcAAATCAGAGTGTAGTACTCTCACTGGCTGAACAACATAATGATCTTGtctggaaaaataataatatgagaCCTATTGGATCTCAAACTATCCGTGAGACACACTCTACTAAAATACATGTGCCTGAAGCACATGCTATTGAAAATAAAGGCCGTGGAAATTATAATAACCGTGGTAGAGGACGCGGAAATTTCTGAGGAAGAGGACGAGGACGAGGTCGTGGAAATTTTTATGAACATGGTAGAAAGTTTCAAGGATTCGGTAGAGGCCATTTTccccaaaattatcaaaatgatcattacaataataattctcgaaggggaaaacaagttagatatcacaataaaaataaccatcaagaaggaaaagaaagtatttgttacaaatgTGGCATGACAGGGCATTGGGCACGTACATGTCGTACTGCCAAACATTTGGTGGAGCTGTATCTAGCTTCCCAAAAGAAAAAAGGTAAAGGTGTGGAAGCAAACTTTAATCAAACAAGCACCTCAATGCCTAATGTCGATCCTTATAATAAAGCAAGCACGTCAATGCCTAATCTTGACCTTTCAGACTTCTATTTAGATGacgatgaaaatgataaagaatatgacgaagatatttgaattttttcttAACAATGTTGTAGTgcttatttagttgtatttcCGTTTTATATGCAAtctcatttttatgtattgatatcaccttatgttaatgaaattttattttaactatctatttatttaatatgaagataTGGATCAGTTTGAAAATGGAGTCAAATATCAATGCCTCCTAGATAGTGGAACAACTCACACTATCCTAAAGCACAAAGTATACTTTTCTGAGTTGAAGATGGTAAAAGCAGATGTCACCATAATCTCTGAAACCACTACACTAATAGAGGGATATGGAAAAGCTCAAATAATACTCCCTATTGGGACAAAGCTAGTAATTAATGATGTTTTAtattcgagtaaatctcgacgaaatctcataagtttcaaagatgtacgccaaaatggttatcatttagaaacaatgactgaaaatcatactgaatgtttatgcatcacatctgaaaaatacggcaagaaaagcattcatgaaaaattaccagcatactcatcgggattatatcgcattaatataaaaccggttgagataaacatggtgtctaaccagaagttagataataaagaaatgataaatttatggcatgaccgattgggtcatcctggtgtgggaatgatgcgaaaaattattgaaaattctatTGGGCAtccaatgaaaaaaatgagaatTCCCCAACCAAATGAATTATCATATTCTGCATGCTCACAAGGCAAATTGATAATCAGaccatctttaaataaaattgctactgaaactcctaaatttctagaaagaattcatggagatatatgtgagccaattaatcctgcttctgggccatttagatattttatggtattgattgatgcctcaacacgatggtcacatgtaagtctcctacaaactagaaatgtggcatttgcgaaattacttgctcaaatcattcgattgagaaatcaatttccagattatacaattaagcgaataaggcttgacaatgccggagaatttacatctcaaacttttaatgattattgcacgtcaattggaattgacgtagaacatccagtagctcatgttcatactcaaaatggtctggctgaatcattgattaaaagactCCAATTAATAGCAAGACCATTATTAATGAGGTCGAAATTTCCATCATCTGCGTGGGGACATGCAATAATACATGCATCGTCATTGATAAGATTGAGACCAagtgcttatcataaatattcaccacagcaattagtgcatggtcgagaaccaaatatatcacacttgaaaatatttggatgtgCAGTATATGTCCCTATTGCGCCACCCCAACatacaaaaatgggtccacaaagaaggatgggaatttatgttggatttgaatgcccatcaattatcaaatatttagaaccaatgactggtgatttatttaatgctaaatttgcagattgtcattttaatgagacaatattcccatccttagggggagagaaagtggacccaaataagaaggaaatagatctcacatgaaatgcaatgcatttgaaaatatatgatccaaaaacgaatgcttctgaacaagaagttagaaaaattgtccataatcaatatattgcaaacagattacctgatgcatttgtagaaacaaaacaagtgacaaaatcatatattcctGCCACAAATGTTCCGGCACGAATTGGAATTCCCACTGATAACAAAGCCACTGAAAATGAATCTATTGCACGCCGGAAGCGTGGAAGACCACTTCGTTCAAaggatttgaaacaaagaaaatccaaaaggttgaatgaaatggcaaatgttatcaatattacttcttcaatgaattgtaaagaaacaagttttggagatgaggatgaaaatctcagagaagaagaaaataatgatatcaaagataacaatgaaaat of the Amaranthus tricolor cultivar Red isolate AtriRed21 chromosome 6, ASM2621246v1, whole genome shotgun sequence genome contains:
- the LOC130815653 gene encoding uncharacterized protein LOC130815653, yielding MNLAQGLEHTVLEVKENDPIDGTQATKIKIPKHCGDSLVERFDHHKRVLLPQASHEWKNLRFSNFKTLSEYNSTLYRIASMLKYCEHPVTDAEMIELTLSTFHPLNIILQQQYRERNFKRYSNQSVVLSLAEQHNDLVWKNNNMRPIGSQTIRETHSTKIHVPEAHAIENKGRGNYNNRGRGRGNF